The following proteins come from a genomic window of Henningerozyma blattae CBS 6284 chromosome 4, complete genome:
- the RET3 gene encoding coatomer subunit zeta (similar to Saccharomyces cerevisiae RET3 (YPL010W); ancestral locus Anc_8.76), translating to MSQLSLYSVHAVLLLDSQGNRIYTKYYNPPHDENNTIFTNDSNLPKTLKKQIEFEKSLVKKTHKQDSEILIFENNLVIYKEYLDLTIYLIGSLDENEIILQQAFAAIRDSLDLILESGIDKKNIQEHYDMVLLIIDETIDNGIILETDSATIASRATKPPANEPQLTLDLDKGLMSAWGFAKNKLQERLQQGL from the coding sequence ATGTCCCAGTTATCCTTATATTCTGTCCATGCGGTGTTGCTTTTAGATTCACAAGGTAACAGAATTTATactaaatattataatccCCCTCATGATGAAAACAATACTATATTTACCAATGATAGCAATTTACCAAAAAcattgaaaaaacaaattgagTTCGAAAAGAGCTTAGTTAAAAAGACACATAAGCAAGATTCTGAAatcttaatttttgaaaacaaTTTAGTAATTTATAAGGAATATCTAGATTTAACCATTTACTTGATTGGTTCAttagatgaaaatgaaattattttacaaCAAGCATTTGCTGCCATAAGAGATTCTttagatttaatattagaatctggtatagataaaaaaaatattcaagaaCATTATGACATGGtcttattaataattgatgaaACAATAGATAATGGTATTATATTAGAGACCGATTCTGCCACTATTGCTTCTAGAGCTACAAAACCACCAGCCAACGAACCACAACTAACTTTGGACTTGGATAAGGGTTTGATGAGTGCATGGGGTTTTGCAAAGAACAAGTTACAGGAAAGATTACAACAAGGTTTATAA